Within the Bacilli bacterium genome, the region CGGGCGCTTGCCGTTGGCGGCAGGCTGATCGTCATCGGCTTGCTCGGCGGCGGCAAGGTGGACGGAGTTGATCTGGGACAAATTTTGGCGCGGAGAATCCAAATTATCGGCACGGCGCTCAGATCGCAACCGCTTGCGAAAAAAATCGCATTGACCCAAACATTTTCCCGGTCCGTGCTGCCCAAGTTTGCAAGCGGCGAAATCAAGCCGGTCATTGATTCCATATTTGATTGGCGGGATGTTGTAAAAGCGCATGAACGAATGGAGCGAAATGAAAATATCGGAAAAATTATCTTGAAAATGGATGGACAATAAGCAAAATTTTTGCTATGATACAAATACTCGTTCCAACTGAACTGAATATATCAAATTGAACAGTTTGCGAAGGACGCAACTCGTGGCATTCCGTGAGTTGCGTCTTTTTTTTCGTTAAGGGGGAATTCGATGAACAGGCGCAGGCAGTTTTGGGTGAGCATCATGGCTGCCGTCACTGCGGCGCTAATGATGTACGGGATTTATGCGTTGCAATTGCAGCAAATCGAATTGCAAAAAACAATTCGGGTTGTCGTGCCGAAACATTTTATCCCGCCGGGCACGCTGCTCACAGCGGACATGCTGGAATATACAGACGTATTTTTGGCCGGCTACAGGGAAGATATGGCAAGCGACAAAGCAAGTGTCGCCGGGATGGAAGCAATCGTGCCGCTGGGGGCGCACGAACCAATTTTAACGTGGAAGTTGGACAGCCTGCATCTATATCCCGGGAAAGGAGAAGCGACGTTTCAAATCCCGAAAGAGTATATTTTATCCGTATCAAACGGCATTCGCGCCGGCGATCTGGTGGAAATCTTCGTATCGCCCGCCGCTGGTCCGCCCGCCAAATTATTTGCGCGGAAAATCGTGGTGGCGTCGGTCAAAACTTCCGCAAACGTGGAGATCGATAACGCCGAACAACCGAATTTGTTGGCGAAAGCGCGCAATGATACCGAATCGATGTATATTTCCCGCAGGAACGCCAATGGCGCCATCGAATGGGTCAATCTGAATTTGACGCCGGAGGAGTGGCTTATGATTGATGAAACATGCAAAGACAAATCAGGGCGGCTCGTCATCGCCTTCGCTTCGTTTTCCGGGGCGAAGCCGCCGATTGCGGCCAACCGCCAAACCGGGGAGGGAGAATCGTGAATATCGCCTGCATGGTGGACGATAACGAATTGTTTAGCCGTTTGCAAAATGATTCGCTCATTTCGCTGCATCCGTTAACAAAAGTGCGGCACGTTGCGGACATGGCGCAAAATCAGGCAAATAACGCATGGGATGCGGTTATTTTATCCGATCGTTTTTTTCCGCTTGCGGAACTGGGCGACTGCCTCGAACAGATTATGGCGCTTCCCCAAACGCCGAAAGTGATCGTGCTGTTGTCCAACCACCATGACTCTGTTTTGAACGATCACTATATGAAATGTTGCCTTTCGCACCGCAGCGAATTCGTTACTCCCGGATTGACGGTTCCGGCGATTGTAACAAGCGTGCGGCAAATCCTGTTTGGGAAGGGCGACGGCAAATCCGATCGCAGAAAAATTGTGTTGTTTGTCGGAACAACGCCGAATATCGGCACGACGGCGGCTTCTTTCGGGACCGCCGCCCATTTGGCGAAAGCTACGCGGCAATCGGTCGGCTATCTCTGTTTGAATCTGAAAAGTTCGAAACTGCATCGATATTTGGGCCGGGACCACCCGGCCGCCACCCTCGATCTTATCCGCGCGGAACTGAAAGGAGCAAGCCTGACCGGAAAAATG harbors:
- a CDS encoding SAF domain-containing protein, whose protein sequence is MNRRRQFWVSIMAAVTAALMMYGIYALQLQQIELQKTIRVVVPKHFIPPGTLLTADMLEYTDVFLAGYREDMASDKASVAGMEAIVPLGAHEPILTWKLDSLHLYPGKGEATFQIPKEYILSVSNGIRAGDLVEIFVSPAAGPPAKLFARKIVVASVKTSANVEIDNAEQPNLLAKARNDTESMYISRRNANGAIEWVNLNLTPEEWLMIDETCKDKSGRLVIAFASFSGAKPPIAANRQTGEGES